A region from the Lolium perenne isolate Kyuss_39 chromosome 4, Kyuss_2.0, whole genome shotgun sequence genome encodes:
- the LOC139830244 gene encoding F-box protein At2g23160-like, which translates to MASMEFQVPSAPKRCRLDLGLAAAATSMTTPTAGGDDNVSLLEDVIFEILSWLPAKSLCRYRCVSKNWRALICNPAFVTVHRFRAEPLLVAMSCSGDGPSFLQMMDVQGNVVKVVKYPGCVQSFCLSIGRLVDPNFGHKFSNIRMIDLDTGKKFRTCQKPAKKERDVVASRSTRIERCFGFGRTAKSDVRKIFGVVLQSVITGIYRCEVLSLGKGAKWRPTRPPPYSISAVYDDYSEGVTLNGCVNFLSLDEESVLLISFDLESEEWKVIQGPSGVLSHAAMEKISIAELNGSVCLVQNMGFMICLWLLTDPSKETWIKIYSIRMGYKPIHLLTPLRMIHPSGKLLFCYFYNKTSRPELQIYDPRSGGCTDVKNAPTNLVGNIRLCSTNVDPRFSVEL; encoded by the coding sequence ATGGCGTCGATGGAGTTTCAGGTTCCATCCGCGCCTAAACGATGCCGCCTTGATCTTGGCTTAGCCGCCGCCGCAACCAGCATGACTACACCGACCGCCGGAGGCGATGACAATGTCTCGTTATTGGAGGACGTCATCTTCGAGATTCTCTCCTGGCTGCCTGCAAAGTCCCTGTGCAGATATCGGTGCGTGTCCAAAAACTGGCGCGCTCTCATCTGCAACCCAGCCTTTGTTACCGTGCACAGGTTCCGCGCCGAGCCGCTCCTCGTCGCCATGTCATGCTCAGGTGACGGCCCAAGTTTCCTGCAGATGATGGACGTGCAGGGCAACGTGGTGAAAGTTGTAAAATACCCTGGCTGCGTTCAGAGTTTCTGTCTAAGCATCGGTCGCCTCGTCGATCCAAATTTCGGCCATAAATTTTCCAACATCCGAATGATCGATCTAGACACCGGGAAAAAATTCAGGACCTGCCAGAAACCGGCCAAGAAAGAGCGCGATGTTGTCGCCAGCAGAAGCACGCGCATAGAAAGATGCTTTGGCTTCGGACGCACAGCCAAGTCCGACGTGCGCAAGATCTTCGGCGTCGTCCTACAGTCAGTGATAACCGGTATCTACCGGTGCGAGGTTCTTAGCCTAGGAAAGGGTGCCAAATGGCGGCCGACGCGACCGCCACCATACTCAATCTCAGCGGTGTATGACGACTATAGTGAAGGGGTCACGTTGAATGGCTGCGTTAACTTCCTGTCTCTAGACGAGGAAAGTGTACTTTTGATCAGCTTCGACCTCGAAAGCGAGGAGTGGAAGGTGATCCAAGGACCATCTGGAGTTTTGAGTCACGCGGCAATGGAGAAGATCAGCATAGCTGAGCTCAATGGATCCGTGTGCTTGGTTCAAAACATGGGGTTTATGATATGTTTGTGGCTCTTAACTGATCCTAGCAAAGAGACCTGGATCAAGATTTACTCGATAAGGATGGGGTATAAGCCCATCCACCTTCTGACGCCTTTGAGAATGATACATCCTAGTGGGAAGTTGCTCTTCTGCTATTTCTACAACAAGACGTCAAGGCCGGAACTGCAAATATATGATCCTCGCTCTGGGGGTTGCACGGACGTGAAGAACGCGCCGACGAACCTCGTTGGTAATATCAGACTTTGCAGCACGAACGTAGATCCTAGATTTTCGGTTGAGCTCTAA